The Bacteroidales bacterium region TAAACCGAATGAAAACCACCATTTCCCCTTAATTAACTTAAAACTTCTTGAAAACGCAGTTCTGATTCCGACTTTTTCATGTGCAATAATAAACGGAAACAATGATAAATTTACGGACAAATAAGACATACCGACAAAATATAAAAGTATGCCTATTACCGGAATCAAAGCCAGCAGGAACATTGCTAAAACAGATAAAACACCGAAAATAACAGAGGCTCCGAGAATTTTAAAGATTACGGGAAATAATTCGTCTCCGACATCTTTTATTGTAAAATTTCCTTTTCCGTGTTTTTCATAAACTGATATATAATTATAAGTAACAGCAATAATTGTATGAATTGCCAATATAAAAATAAGCCAGACAAGTATAAAAGCAAGGGTTATCTGATTTTGAGAATACATTCCTCCTTGCAAAGGAAAATCATTGAAGGCATCTTTTAGAAATATAACGCCCAGTAAAATTGCAAATGCAAATAAAGGTCCGGCATATTTCAAAACCGAAAGAATAATTCCTTTAAATTCTTGAAAAATAAATGCAAAAGGAATTCCTATCATATCTCCGAAAGTTCTTTCTTCTAACGGAATAACAATCTTTTTTTGTTTTGTTTGTGTACCCATAGTCTTTTATTTTAACAGTTCCAGGTTGTTTAATTTATTTTTTATTCGTTGAGGGTATATAAAAAAGTAGTATATAATCAGTATAAACGAACAGGCAATAATTCCTATCCTGATAATATTGTTCCATTCTGTATGTCGTGTAACAAAGCCTTCAAGAAATGCTGCAATTATTATAAAAGGAATTAATGCGACAACGATTATTGCACTGCTTTTTGCACCTCTTAAAAAAGATTGTTTCACAGAATAAGTTCTCGGGAATAATATGCTGTTTCCGAGCATGATACCGGCACCTCCGGAAACAATCAATGTGAAAATTTCTATTGTTCCGTGAATCCATACGGTTATAAGGGATTCTTCCAAAACATTGTATTGATAAAAAATATAATGAAATGTACCAATCATTATACCGTGTTTAAAAATATAAAAAACAGAGCCGGCAGATAAAAGTAAGCCCAATAAATAAACTATTATCATAACTTTTATATTATTATATGCAATAAAAACAAACATTGACATACGCCCCGCATCTTTATAAACCCCCATAGGATCTCCTTTTTCTATGTTATCTATTGTCATATTAACATAATAATCTCCCAAAATCAGTCGAGAATATTCTCCGTCATTTGCAGAAGAAACCACCCCGATTAATACTGTCACAAGAAAAATTATTAACGAATAAAAAATATATCTCCTCGATATTAAAAAGTGCTTTGGAAGTT contains the following coding sequences:
- a CDS encoding stage II sporulation protein M, with protein sequence MKEIVFLNKNASRWKEFEKIINSSGYSNPDLQAELFIKITDDLSYAQTYFPGSETEAYLNSLASETHHKIYKNKKEKQGRFAFFWKYELPKHFLISRRYIFYSLIIFLVTVLIGVVSSANDGEYSRLILGDYYVNMTIDNIEKGDPMGVYKDAGRMSMFVFIAYNNIKVMIIVYLLGLLLSAGSVFYIFKHGIMIGTFHYIFYQYNVLEESLITVWIHGTIEIFTLIVSGGAGIMLGNSILFPRTYSVKQSFLRGAKSSAIIVVALIPFIIIAAFLEGFVTRHTEWNNIIRIGIIACSFILIIYYFFIYPQRIKNKLNNLELLK
- a CDS encoding EI24 domain-containing protein is translated as MGTQTKQKKIVIPLEERTFGDMIGIPFAFIFQEFKGIILSVLKYAGPLFAFAILLGVIFLKDAFNDFPLQGGMYSQNQITLAFILVWLIFILAIHTIIAVTYNYISVYEKHGKGNFTIKDVGDELFPVIFKILGASVIFGVLSVLAMFLLALIPVIGILLYFVGMSYLSVNLSLFPFIIAHEKVGIRTAFSRSFKLIKGKWWFSFGLYILFFIIIYFTMYAAMIPLVLVGVITPLAGLTSGGGMVVMIILFAVIIFFVYIMLIAAMNTLFSFQYFNLLARKEGVNLSERISAINDGDSETKGNIFEVNENNISNEQEEQNKKDEEINKEEDEPKTEDEWSKLIDNSQKKNRFEEDDENDRFKPKY